The sequence below is a genomic window from Dermacentor albipictus isolate Rhodes 1998 colony chromosome 2, USDA_Dalb.pri_finalv2, whole genome shotgun sequence.
AAATACAGTACTTGTTTCTACAAACAAGCTTCGGTTTTAAAACACAGGAGGCGGGCACATCACGACACCACGATACACTGTCTCGCTCTATTTCTGCAATCCCTGCAGCTGCTACAAGTGAGCTTAGGCAGCATAAATGGGTGCAGCATTGTTGTTTAGCTTTCTTATGAGCAACGTCATTGTATGCGACGTTACTGATACAAAATGTCTGAAAATATTGCTCCATCTCATGACGCCGCGATAATGTCGATGACACCAGGCCCAGCACTTTAAAATCAACTTTAGGGTCAAATATTTTATAATCACTTCTCAACATTCATACTTGTTAAGTATCATCCATACATGAGCAACAAGCATGTGGTAGAGTTTCAACAAATTTGAAAATATGGCATGGTACTCCATTATACTACTTCACATGCAACACAACACCCCTGTACTATTTACACATTTTTATAATAAAGGCCAGTGTCACGCATAAATGGCTTCATGTAGAACAGCTTTTGATATCCTGTCACCTCTTTTACCATTCAACTTTAAAATTTTAATGCCTGCTATTTTAAAgtgatagctttctttggctcttttccTCACTTTGAGGTTTGTCCGTTTCTGGCCGTTTAATGCGAAATTGGGACACGGCCTGTCACTAGATGTGGAAGGCGCCAGATAAAAGTACCAGCAAACAGGCTTGCATAACTCTTTTGTATGCCAAGCAAGTAGGCCCACCTTTGTTCCGCACAGCCAAAAAATAACTGCCCACAAAAACCCGAACATATAAAGACGGCTCAAAGCACACTGATCTGTCAATGAAATGGTGAGTCATATTCACCAAACTCTTTGTTTTAGCCACTCAGTATGTGCCAGTGGATGTGGGCCCATTCCAGGCCAATCCTCTAGAATGGGTATGTCCCACTAAAATATTTACATAAAACTACTCAGAGCAAAACAGCTTTTGTACAGCATCAAATAGACATCACCAATAAACATAGCTTTGCTTCATATTGATTACATGTGTATTGGATCTGCATGCAATATTAACGGGACCAGATTGAAGAGGTATCAGAAGAAAATCACACGGAACAAAGAAGAGAAGAAGGCATGAACATTTAATGGAaaccattgcaaaaaaaaaaatatgaaaagaaatcAATGTCAACATGCACGTACGGAAACACGTAGCATGTATACATACTGTATactatatgtgtgtatgtgtactaCTAAATAACATGCTGTGCTAAGGGACGCTTAGAAAGATATCAATCCTATGTTTGTTCTCCCTGAATTTTGGGGGTAGAAGAAGATAAATGTCCTAACATGATGTTTACTTTTTCTTATGTTTTGTATGCCAGGCAGATACGTAATGCTATTGTTAATGTACTGTGCTACAAAACGTGTACTTTGATGAAGTGTGAAATGTCATGTAAAATGGACTTTGCTGCTAAACTGTACAGGGGCTAGGGAGCTCTGTTAAGCTCTTTAGGGCTTTATTTCCTGGCCCTGGGCTCTTTGAGGTGGAAAtaaactgatttatttatttatttacttatttgtttattaattaatttatttgtttattgactGATGCTTGAAAATACTCACTATCTTCCAATAATCctcatctacatcaatgacttacctgctaACATTAAGAATAAATTCCATCtttttgcggacgactgtgtAATATAGTCCCCTATCAAAGGCTCAAATGACGTCACCACACTACAACAGAATCTCGATTCCATCGcagtatggtgcgagaaatggctcatgccgcttaaccttactaaatgcaaagctctgtcGTTCACCCACAGCCACAGCTTAATCAACGACACctacacaaaaaaaaattcagctcctATCTATCATGCCCCACCTTACATATACCTTAGCGTTCACGACATGGACACTATCATGGTCAACTCATATGGACACTACCTGTTCTAATGCTTCACATacccttggatatttaaaacgTAACCTGAAAACAACATtaccagaaataaaaaaactgGCATATCTATCATTCGTACATCTGcagttagaatatgcgtcatctacctggcacccttcccaatcatatTTTACCTATTGcatagaagcaatacaaaatcgtGCAGCTTGGTTTACAACTTCCAATTACTGTCGTGAAACCAGCACAACTACACTAAAACATACACTTGAACTACTATCACTTGCTTCTCGCAggatcatctctcgtctctgcttgcttcacaccttttcTTACCATCCACATTCCAGGCATTCCCTGTTCAATCCATCCTTATGTACATCCTCGCTCTTAAGCTACAGTCGTCCCATAGCACACGTTATCACCCAATCACCTGtcatgaacacttcattcttttCTGACACAATAACCCATTGGAACAGTCTCCCAGAAGATATTGTCTCATGCACTGATGGCAAATCGTTCTGCAAAATGTTACATGACCACACTGCTTAATTACCAATCCTACACACCCTTACTCCAACACGATGTCCCCcttttttcacaattgttcctggcttgtttttgtttattgttgtttcctTACTGCTCTGTACATTTGTTCTAACATTGTCGcaaggattaaagccctcccttatgtaatgcctccgggcccttAAGGTGAAAAATAAATGAAGTGAAATGTGAAGTATTTTCCTACCTGATAAGTAAAAATGCAATTTTTACCAATCCGTGACCCCATGTGCCTTCATAAAGAGTCTGAATGTAAACCTCCAATGGAGCAACTTCTTCAACAGCAATGACTAAAGGAACATAGATGCCAGTTGTGAAACTGCATGGCATGCCCTACCTGTGAGTACCAGTCTGGAAGGTTCTCTTCCTTCTTGGCTTCCAGTCCAAGACGAGTGACCTTCTTGGGACCGTCCTGTGGAGTGGGAGTGCTCTCCTTCGTCACCGGTTTCTTGGCCTTTTCTGCTTGCTTAGGCTTGTCTGCTTTTTTACTTTTGTCACCTTGATCCTTTTGCTTTTCCTGGGATGACAATTTCGTGCTGCTACTTGACGACTGCTCCGCTACTGCTGGCTTCCACTCCTGGCCTGTAACGGCCTTGTAATCTGCCTTCAACTGGAGCAGGGTCTTTACCTCAGGGTCAATGGCATCTTTGGCAGCCTTGCTAGCCTTGAGGGCCCTAATCTTGTCTCCTTGTGCTTTAATTTTTTTGTCCAGTTCCTGCGCACCTCCCATCGCTGCTGAAATGTCACCCGTGCCGGAAGCAGGTGGCACGGTGGGATTGCCAGGCTTCCATTCGTTTCCAGTGGCGGCCTTGTACTCTGCCTTCAACCTCAGCAGCTCCTTTATCTCAGGCTCCAGTGCCTCCTTTGATGCTTTTTCTGCCTTCAACTTCCTGACTTTGTCTCCCTGTGCTTGGATGCTTCTGTCCAGCTCACTGACAGAAGCGGAGTTTTGCACCGCAGGGTTATTGTGTGGGTTACCTTGTTTCGCAGCAGGTGCTGCCAAGTTTGGCTGCCAGTCCTTACCACTAAGCTTCTTGAATTCGGCTTTTAACGAGAGCAGCACCTGAACTTTAGCATCTATTTCTGGCTTCTGTGCTTTGCCCGCCTTTAGCTGCCTGACTTCGTTTCCAACATCCTGTATCTTGCTTCCCAGTTCCTCCAACTGTCCAGACTGTGCGACCACAGGTTTGCTGTCTTCGACAGGAGACTTCTCGAATGCTTTGCCCTTGGTTCGTTGCTGCTGTTCTTTCAGGCTCTCTCGTGCATCGTAAAACTTCTGGACCACTTCTGGAAGTGTTGACGTCGACTGTGTTCCGTCGGGAATGTAGAAAAGCACTAAGGGTCCCTCCACACTGGTGTGTCGTGCCGCTTCTGGATCGTACGGCTGATCACAAATGAAAAATCCTTTCCTTTGGAGCTGAATGATGTCGCATTTTTTAAGGTTCGCTAGAAGAGGATCACCCAGCATTGGCACCTCAAGGCGGGTGTCTTTTCTCACAAAATCTTTGAAGTCATCATCTTTGCCTAACACTTGCTTTGAAAGAATGTGGTCAAAGTAAACACACTTGCAGGGCACCAATGGTGCTGAGGATGTCTTTGCAAGCCATGTGACCTTGAGTGTGTTTTTATAGTTCTTGTCATCAAGATTTGGCTCTGCTATAACCTTGCTTACTTTGCCCTCAGCATCCTTTGCTacattttttatttttaagtTGCCAAGTCCAATGAAGGTGACGTTATCACCAGCCTTCATGACCTGAGCATCAACCTGGTCGACGAGCAACTGCGGTCCCACAACAACTTCACGCTGTCCAAGAGCTGGGTTCTTTGGGTGAACTACAACCTGGAGCCTCTCTTCTTTCAAACCTGGCACATCAACTACAACAGCATTTTGTTTCTCCACAGCTGTGTGCCGAGGAGCCACCGGGTCAATCACCTTCTTGTTGAATGCCCAGATTTTGTCCCAGTCCATCATCACAACAGACCTAGATGACCCTTGAGCAATGATGAACTGTTTCAGACCTTCTACGGTCATGCCTCTGCGAAGAACTCCACGAACAGTGGGCATGCGCGGATCATCCCAGCTGTCCACAATCTTGTTTTCGACAAACCACGTAAGCTTTCTCTTTGAGAGCACTGTGTTCATCATGTTGAGCCTGGAGTATTCGTAGATGTGCGGCTTCCTCATACCTAGACTGTCGAGAACCCAGAAGAACTGCTCATCTCTGTCATGGTACTCAGTAGTCCTTAGAGCATGCGTCACGCCCTCGATGCTGTCAACGATAGGGCACGCAAAGTCATACGTGGGGTATACCTTGTACTTGCCACCTGTCCGTGGATGGTCCATGATTTTGCACCGATACAAGGCAGGGTCCCTCATGCAACCGTTGTTTGAATTCATGTCGATCTTGGCCCTGACGCAGCACTTGAGCCCACGCTCGCTGCCTTTCTTCATTTCCTCCCAGAGCTTTAGGTTCTGCTCGACTGTATTGGCCCTGTTCTTCGACTCAACCCTCTGCTCACGCTCGGCTTTCATCGTCTCCGCGTCGGTGTCATCGACGTAGGCAAGGCCCTTCATGAGCAGCTCCTCGCACTTCTGGAGCAACAGCTCGAAATAGTCCGACGTGAACGTGAAGCGATCGGGAGTGATCTCGAGCTTCTTGACGTCGTCCAGAATAACTTTCTCGAAGTCCTCCTTCTCCTTCTCTGGATTGGTATCGTCGAAACGCATGATGAGCTTGCCCTTGAAGGCCTGCTGGTAGTACTGGTTAAGTAGGGCCGCCTTGGCGTGACCCACGTGCAGGTAGCCGCTCGCCTCGGGAGGGAATCGGACCACCACTTTGCCCATCTCAGCTCCCGGGAGATCGACGAACTTGCCTTCCTCCTTGCTGATCCTGCTGGCGTCCGCAGCAGCCGTCGCCACCTTGGGTTGCTCGCGCGCGGCGACATCGGCCGGCAGGCTGGCGACGACGTCTTTCACGTTGGGCTGCTCCGCGATGAAGCGGTACCAGCGGGAGACGTTCTGCGGGCATCTCTGCGCTTCCAGCGCCGTGTGCCACGCCGGGTTCCCGTAGAGAGCCTCCCAGACGAGGATGTCGGCTAGCGTGACCGCCCGACCCACGAGGTAGGTGACCGAACCGAGAGCCTTGTCAAGGCATCCGAGCGCATGGGCGAAACCGGCATCGGCAGCACGGGACAAGCGCGCGGCTGCGAATTCGATCCAGTGGTCGACCTCAGTGCGTTCGAGAACTGTGTTGCCGTACAGCTGGCCGTCCGGAGCGGCACGGGCCAGGTAGCGCGAGATGAGCGCCGACGATCCGAACGACTTGCCGCCGTCGAGCTCCAAGCACGTACTACTTGTACTGCTGTCCCAGTCCACGTTGACGAGGACGGCCGGCTTGACGTACGCGGCAGTGATTAGGGCACCCACGAGGGGCTCTGTTTTGCTGCAGCTTAGCTTGAGTTGCATCTTGGAACGCGATGCGCCGCCTGTCACAAGCAGAAAGGCGGTACTGTTCCGACTCCAGAGCGCAAACTCTGCGGAGCGGATGCGGTGCGTAGCACCACGCAGACACGGATTGCCGAGAAAGGAATATTGAATGGGATGATGAAAACTTTCTTAACTTTCGCTTCCTCTGGGGTCCGCGAGCAGGGGCCGCCACTAAGCAATCGACTGTGCAATAATGCTTCCTGTAAGTTCTTTCAACATTAgattaaaaataaattaatatTAAGTAGTTGGAAAATGTTTGCATTATTGTGCTTTATTTGACGCGAACGCACGTGGAGCTCACGAACTAACCAATGCTAACCAAGGGCTTTCAAAAGCGCGTATTAAAGGGTCAATCGACATCGAAGTCACTGTTTCGTCAGCCATTCGTCAGCAGACGCGTCTCGGTCGCCTAGGCAACCCCGCGCGTGCGCAGAGTAGGCCCAGCGCTTTATACCACGTGACAGGTGGAATGCGCTACCGAAATGCTCTCCGCCTCTCATCCGCTTTTCGTGTGGTCGTATCGCTGAACACCTAGGTCGGCAATGCAGGATTTTGGCTCATTTGCAAACAAGTTTTTGAGTAACAGCTCTTAGGCATACTCTCGCTGTGCACGGTAGCCCTCGGTTGTCCCATTTAAAGCGTTTGTTTATTACTTAAGGTTTCAAAATGTCGATATTTACGCCAACTAACCAGATACGGTTGACCAACGTTGCCGTAGTGCGCATGAAGAAAGGTGGCAAGCGCTTCGAGATCGCCTGCTACAAGAACAAGGTTTTGGCTTGGAGAAACAACGTGTAAGCTTGGTTTCTGTTCTTTTATCTGTAGGCGACGGGCGCCATGGTCTACGGCGCAGGAATGGTGGAAATGTTGCGACCGCCCATATGAGCGCGAGGCAGTCACGTTCGGTGATGGTGTTCAGGCACAGAATACGTTTAAGTTTAGTTTCTTCTCTTCTGTATATAGGGGACGTTCCCACAGGCCGCCGTCTGCTTCCGTGAAATGAAGCAACATTAGCGAGCTATTACCGTAGGCGCGTGGCCTGCAACATATCGGCCAGAGTTATTGTTTTTGTTGCTGTCAACTGCATGAGACGGGCGGAGGCGTTGTGTTGGGATGCTTGCAAGTAGTTTAAGCCTCGTCAGCCGGCTTTGCCTGTACAGTTTATAGAAATGAAAGGCCGAAACCAAAATAGCTTTGAGTACACTACAATCCTTCTAATGATAGCGATGAGTCTGTACACACGAACCTCTGCGTTTCTAACGGATAGGTGTGTTTGTGCAACACGTGAAAACGGCAGCTCAATTTTCAAGTGGTACGTGCCCAATTCGACGGAAGCTTTCTTAATAAGACCGATTATGTAGGT
It includes:
- the GluProRS gene encoding bifunctional glutamate/proline--tRNA ligase, whose translation is MQLKLSCSKTEPLVGALITAAYVKPAVLVNVDWDSSTSSTCLELDGGKSFGSSALISRYLARAAPDGQLYGNTVLERTEVDHWIEFAAARLSRAADAGFAHALGCLDKALGSVTYLVGRAVTLADILVWEALYGNPAWHTALEAQRCPQNVSRWYRFIAEQPNVKDVVASLPADVAAREQPKVATAAADASRISKEEGKFVDLPGAEMGKVVVRFPPEASGYLHVGHAKAALLNQYYQQAFKGKLIMRFDDTNPEKEKEDFEKVILDDVKKLEITPDRFTFTSDYFELLLQKCEELLMKGLAYVDDTDAETMKAEREQRVESKNRANTVEQNLKLWEEMKKGSERGLKCCVRAKIDMNSNNGCMRDPALYRCKIMDHPRTGGKYKVYPTYDFACPIVDSIEGVTHALRTTEYHDRDEQFFWVLDSLGMRKPHIYEYSRLNMMNTVLSKRKLTWFVENKIVDSWDDPRMPTVRGVLRRGMTVEGLKQFIIAQGSSRSVVMMDWDKIWAFNKKVIDPVAPRHTAVEKQNAVVVDVPGLKEERLQVVVHPKNPALGQREVVVGPQLLVDQVDAQVMKAGDNVTFIGLGNLKIKNVAKDAEGKVSKVIAEPNLDDKNYKNTLKVTWLAKTSSAPLVPCKCVYFDHILSKQVLGKDDDFKDFVRKDTRLEVPMLGDPLLANLKKCDIIQLQRKGFFICDQPYDPEAARHTSVEGPLVLFYIPDGTQSTSTLPEVVQKFYDARESLKEQQQRTKGKAFEKSPVEDSKPVVAQSGQLEELGSKIQDVGNEVRQLKAGKAQKPEIDAKVQVLLSLKAEFKKLSGKDWQPNLAAPAAKQGNPHNNPAVQNSASVSELDRSIQAQGDKVRKLKAEKASKEALEPEIKELLRLKAEYKAATGNEWKPGNPTVPPASGTGDISAAMGGAQELDKKIKAQGDKIRALKASKAAKDAIDPEVKTLLQLKADYKAVTGQEWKPAVAEQSSSSSTKLSSQEKQKDQGDKSKKADKPKQAEKAKKPVTKESTPTPQDGPKKVTRLGLEAKKEENLPDWYSQVITKAEMIEYYDVSGCYILRPWAYSIWENIKEFLDSRIKVIGVQNCYFPMFVSAQALEREKTHVADFAPEVAWVTKSGNSDLAEPIAIRPTSETVMYPSYAKWIQSHRDLPLQLNQWCNIVRWEFKHPQPFLRTREFLWQEGHSAFASREEAVEEVYKILDIYTAVYEELLAIPVVRGRKTEKEKFAGADFTTTVEGYVPASGRGIQGATSHHLGQNFSKMFEIQFEDPETREKKFAFQNSWGLTTRTIGVLVMVHADNQGLVLPPRVASYQIVIVPCGITAAMTEEQKAALIKFCQDFESTLSKEGVRCKGDYRDNYSPGWKFNHWELKGVPVRVEIGPRDMQQNQFVAVRRDTGEKITYSAATAVKDIKALLETIQKSMYDRAKADQVKFQAVTKSWDVFLQKLEQKCVIMAPFCGDMDCEDEIKKNSAKDSVEAEPGAPAMGAKSLCIPFDQPAKVEEGDKCVNPGCTRKPAFYTMFGRSY